Genomic window (Alteromonas pelagimontana):
GTCATTGCAATTGGTGGCCCAGCTGCTAAGAATCCTCGGCTGGTGAAAACGCTACTAGGTGCTGATGTCACTGAGTTAACCGCCAATGAAGCTGAAGCGGGTGATGTGCGTACCGTATCAGGTTCTGTATTAAACGGTACCACAGCGCAAGGTGTGCACGGTTTCTTGGGGCGCTTCCATTTACAGGTTTCTTTAATAAAAGAAGGCCGCGAGAAAAAATTCCTCGGATGGATCACTCCAGGTTCTGATAAACATTCTGTGACTCGCGCCTATTTAGGTCATCTGACGGGGACCAAAGAGTTCGACATGACCACTACCACCAATGGTTCAGAACGTTCCATGGTGCCAATCGGCAATTACGAACGCGTTATGCCACTGGATATTATTCCTACGCTGTTGCTGAGAGATTTAATTTCCGGCGACACAGACAGCGCGCAGGCGATGGGGTGTCTGGAATTGGACGAAGAAGATTTAGCGCTGTGTACCTATGTGTGTCCAGGCAAATATAATTATGGCCCAATTCTGCGTAGCTGCTTGAATACCATTGAGAAAGAGGGGTAAGTCATGGGTTTGAAAGCATATTTGGAAAAAGTAGAACCAAATTTCGAGCCAGGTGGAAAATATGAAAAATGGTATGCACTATATGAAGCTGCTGCGACTATTTTTTATACCCCAGGTAAAGTAAACAAGGCCAGTACGCACGTACGTGACAGCATCGACCTAAAGCGCATCATGATTTTTGTATGGGTAGCGACTTTTCCGGCGATGTTTTTTGGTATGTACAATATTGGCTTTCAGGCGCAGGAAGCGATTGCTGCAGGCGCGGGAACGCTGCCTGATTCTTGGCAGGCTGGCCTGTTCTCTGCATTAGGTGGCGATATTGCCAACGCCGGTTGGTTAGGATTATTTGGCTACGGCGCATGTTATTGGCTACCTGTTTATGCAGTAACCTTCGTTGTCGGTGGCTTCTGGGAAGTGCTTTTTGCTTCAATTCGTAAGCATGAAGTCAACGAAGGATTCTTCGTAACGTCGGTATTATTTGCTTTAACACTACCGGCTACTATTCCATTGTGGCAGGTTGCGTTGGGCATTACCTTCGGTGTGGTTATTGCCAAAGAAGTGTTTGGTGGAACCGGCCGCAATTTCCTGAACCCTGCGTTGGCAGGACGGGCATTTCTTTATTTTGCATATCCTGCACAAATTTCAGGCGATCAGGTGTGGGTAGCCGCAGATGGATTTTCTGGAGCAACCACATTAAGCCAGGCCATTAGCGTCGGTGGTGTTGATTACAGCAATATGAGCTTGTGGTGGGATCATTTCTATGGCTTTATCCAAGGGTCGGCAGGTGAAACTTCTACTTTAGCTATTCTTATCGGTGGCTTGTTTATCATATATATGCGTATTGCAAGCTGGCGTATTGTTGCTGGAGTTGCGCTGGGCGTTGCTGCATTTGCTACGCTGTTAAATGTCATTGGCAGCGAAACCAATCCGATGTTTGCTATGCCTGCACACTGGCACTTTGTCGTGGGCGGACTAGCGTTTGCCATGTTCTTTATGGCGACGGACCCGGTATCAGCTTCATTTACCAACACTGGTAAATGGGCGTTTGGGATTTTTATTGGTTTTATGACGGTTCTGATTCGTGTCCTTAACCCTGCTTTCCCAGAAGGGGTGATGTTGGCAATTCTGTTTGCTAACCTATGGGCGCCACTGTTCGACTATTTCGTCGCACAAAGAAACATTAAGCGGAGGATAGCTCGTGTCGGCTAAAAAAGAATCTTTAGGTAAAACTCTCGGTGTTGTGTTGGCTGTGTGTTTGGTGTGCTCTATTGTAGTATCTGGAGCGGCTGTGGGTTTGCGCAAGATTCAACAGACTAATGAAGCCTTGGATAAGCAATCGAACATTTTGACAGCAGCAGGTTTATACGAAGCCGGAATGTCGGAAGATCAAATTAACGCGACTTATGATAAATATATCGAAAGACGTTATGTTGATTTAGACAGTGGTGATTTTACTGAAGCTCCGGCACCCGATTACGATATGTATAAAGCGGCTAAGCAATCGGAATTCAGCAAAAGAATTACTGACAGCAACGTCGGCTTTCAGCGTCGCGCTAACGTGGCCAGCGTATGGTTGGTGCATGATGAAAACGGTGCAGTTTCTCGGGTTATACTCCCAGTTCATGGGAGTGGACTGTGGGATCTCATGTACGGCTTCTTAGCTGTAGATGCAGATGGGAAAACCGTAAAAGAGCTGATTTATTATCAGCAGGCAGAAACGCCAGGACTTGGTGGTGAAGTGCAGAATCCTTCATGGCAGGCTAAATGGGAAGGTAAAAAGCTTTACGAAGATGGCGAAGTCGCTATCGTTGTTAAGAAAAATGCTAATCCTGATGATCCGCATGCTGTTGATGCAATCTCCGGTGCTACTTTGACCAGTAAAGGCGTTCAAAATACGATCCAGTACTGGACGGGTGAGCAGGGCTTCGGTCCTTTCCTTAAGAATCAGAAATGGCGTTCGTAAAGGGGTATTATCGTGGCAGACACTAAAGAAATGAAAAAGGTCCTGTTTGGACCAATTCTTGATAACAACCCGATTGCCTTACAGGTTTTGGGTATTTGTTCAGCGTTAGCGATTACAACCAAGCTTGAAACCGCTTTGGTTATGTCAATCGCGCTGACTACCGTTGTTGCATTTTCAAACTTATTCATCTCGATGATCCGTAACCAGATTCCGTCCAGTGTACGGATTATTATTCAGATGACGATTATTGCATCGCTGGTTATTGTGGTTGACCAGATATTAAAAGCTTATACCTACGAGATATCCAAACAGCTATCGGTGTTTGTAGGCTTGATTATCACCAACTGCATTGTAATGGGGCGCGCTGAAGCATATGCGATGAAGAGCCCGCCACTATTAAGCTTCCTTGATGGGATTGGTAATGGCCTGGGCTATTCTTTCATTTTGGTTTGTATCGGTACTGTGAAAGAGCTTTTCGGTTTTGGCACAATCTTAAATTTCGAAATTCTGCCGCTAGTACAAAACGGTGGCTGGTATCAAGGTAATGGCTTGTTAATCCTGCCGTTTAGCTCTTTCTTCCTGATTGGTGGCATGGTTTGGCTACTTCGTACCTTCCGCCCAGAGCAAGTTGAGCCTAAGGAGTAAGTCGTGGAACATTATTTGTCATTATTTGTCCGTTCAATTTTTATTGAGAACATGGCTTTGTCTTTGTTCCTGGGAATGTGTACGTTCCTTGCGGTATCGAAAAAAATTAAAACCGCTATGGGCTTAGGTGCTGCGGTTGTAGTTGTACTGGGTATTTCTGTACCAGTGAATCAGATCATTTATGTCAATATTCTGGCTCCTGGTGCGCTGGCATGGGCAGGTTTTCCAGACACTGACTTGAGCTTCCTAAACTTCCTGACATTTATCGGTGTTATCGCTGCACTGGTGCAAATTTTGGAAATGAGTTTGGACAAGTTCTTTCCCGCTCTATACAACGCACTGGGTATATTCTTACCTCTGATTACTGTTAACTGCGCCATATTTGGTGGCGTGGCTTTTGCGGTTCAACGGGAATACAGCTTCGCCGAAAGTATTGTATACGGTGTCGGCAGTGGTATGGGTTGGGCCTTGGCTATTGTTCTGCTGGCAGCTGTTCGGGAAAAGCTGAAGTATGCCGATATGCCAAACGGCGTACGTGGCCTAGGCTCAGTATTTATGATCGCTGGTCTGATGGCGCTCGGCTTTCAGTCATTCACTGGTATCGCACTGTAATAACGCTTGGGAGCAGTTAAATGAATGTAGAAATTTTTCTTGGCGTAGGCATGTTCATTGTGATCGTGTTAGCGCTGGTCTTCATCATCATGTTCGCCAAATCTAAACTGGTGCCAAGTGGTGATGTGACGATTACAATTAATAATGATCCTGAAAAAGCAATTAAGACCTCACCGGGTGGGAAATTGCTGGGCGCGTTGGCGGAATCAGGTATCTTTGTATCTTCAGCATGTGGTGGCGGCGGTAGCTGTGGACAGTGCCGTGTGGATATTAAATCTGGTGGCGGCGAAATTTTACCTACCGAACTCGATCACATCACTAAACGTGAAGCGCGTGAAGGTTGCCGTTTGTCTTGCCAGGTAGCAGTAAAGCAAGACATGGATATCGAATTACCGGAAGAAGTCTTTGGTATTAAAAAGTGGGATTGTGAAGTCATTTCTAATGATAACAAAGCCACCTTTATTAAAGAGCTTAAACTGAAGATACCTAACGGCGAGAGCGTACCGTTCCGAGCTGGTGGTTATATTCAAATTGAAGCGCCGCCTCACCATGTCAAATACAAAGACTTTGATGTTCCGGAAAAATTTCGCGGGGATTGGGAACGTTTCGGCTTCTTTGATATTGAATCTAAAGTAGACGAAGAAACCATTCGTGCTTACTCAATGGCAAATTATCCAGAAGAGGAAGGCATTATTATGCTGAACGTGCGAATTGCTTCGCCGCCGCCTAATAACTTAAGCTTGCCTGCTGGAAAAATGTCGTCGTACATTTGGAGTCTGAAAGAAGGTGACAAAGCCACAATTTCTGGGCCATTTGGTGAATTCTTTGCTAAAGAAACGGAAGCTGAAATGGTATTTATTGGTGGTGGTGCTGGTATGGCGCCAATGCGCTCACACATCTTCGATCAGCTTCGTCGACTGAAAACCAAGCGTAAAATTTCTTTTTGGTATGGTGCTCGTTCTCTTCGAGAGATGTTCTACGTTGAAGATTTCGACATGTTGGCTAAAGAGAATGATAATTTTGAATGGCATGTAGCCTTATCCGATCCTCAACCAGAGGACAACTGGGAAGGCTACACAGGCTTTATTCATCAGGTGTTATTGGAAAATTATCTGAAAGATCATCCTGCGCCAGAAGACTGTGAGTTCTACATGTGTGGTCCTCCGATGATGAACGCCGCAGTCATTAACATGCTTAAGGAACTAGGCGTAGAAGACGAAAATATCTTACTCGATGACTTTGGCGGGTAAATAAGTCTGATTAAATGACGGAAGGGGGCTCTCGCTCCCTTTTTTGTATGTTATGAGGGGCTGTAGTGACCAAACATATGATTCGTACCGGGTTTTTATTTTTATCACTTTTTCTGATTGCTGCATGTAGCCGCGATACATTGCCGGTTGCGCATCTGCATGGCGATACCATGGGCACGACTTATAATATTAAATATATCGTAGGTGAGGCAGGCGAGGTTGAAGGTCTGCAAGAAATGATTGATCAACGCTTGGTAGAGATTAATAAGCTGATGTCAACCTATGATCCTACCTCTGAACTTTCAAGATTCAATCAAAATCGGTTTACCGAACCTTTTGCTGTTTCTGATGAAAC
Coding sequences:
- a CDS encoding NADH:ubiquinone reductase (Na(+)-transporting) subunit B; translation: MGLKAYLEKVEPNFEPGGKYEKWYALYEAAATIFYTPGKVNKASTHVRDSIDLKRIMIFVWVATFPAMFFGMYNIGFQAQEAIAAGAGTLPDSWQAGLFSALGGDIANAGWLGLFGYGACYWLPVYAVTFVVGGFWEVLFASIRKHEVNEGFFVTSVLFALTLPATIPLWQVALGITFGVVIAKEVFGGTGRNFLNPALAGRAFLYFAYPAQISGDQVWVAADGFSGATTLSQAISVGGVDYSNMSLWWDHFYGFIQGSAGETSTLAILIGGLFIIYMRIASWRIVAGVALGVAAFATLLNVIGSETNPMFAMPAHWHFVVGGLAFAMFFMATDPVSASFTNTGKWAFGIFIGFMTVLIRVLNPAFPEGVMLAILFANLWAPLFDYFVAQRNIKRRIARVG
- a CDS encoding Na(+)-translocating NADH-quinone reductase subunit C produces the protein MSAKKESLGKTLGVVLAVCLVCSIVVSGAAVGLRKIQQTNEALDKQSNILTAAGLYEAGMSEDQINATYDKYIERRYVDLDSGDFTEAPAPDYDMYKAAKQSEFSKRITDSNVGFQRRANVASVWLVHDENGAVSRVILPVHGSGLWDLMYGFLAVDADGKTVKELIYYQQAETPGLGGEVQNPSWQAKWEGKKLYEDGEVAIVVKKNANPDDPHAVDAISGATLTSKGVQNTIQYWTGEQGFGPFLKNQKWRS
- the nqrE gene encoding NADH:ubiquinone reductase (Na(+)-transporting) subunit E, giving the protein MEHYLSLFVRSIFIENMALSLFLGMCTFLAVSKKIKTAMGLGAAVVVVLGISVPVNQIIYVNILAPGALAWAGFPDTDLSFLNFLTFIGVIAALVQILEMSLDKFFPALYNALGIFLPLITVNCAIFGGVAFAVQREYSFAESIVYGVGSGMGWALAIVLLAAVREKLKYADMPNGVRGLGSVFMIAGLMALGFQSFTGIAL
- a CDS encoding NADH:ubiquinone reductase (Na(+)-transporting) subunit D; this encodes MADTKEMKKVLFGPILDNNPIALQVLGICSALAITTKLETALVMSIALTTVVAFSNLFISMIRNQIPSSVRIIIQMTIIASLVIVVDQILKAYTYEISKQLSVFVGLIITNCIVMGRAEAYAMKSPPLLSFLDGIGNGLGYSFILVCIGTVKELFGFGTILNFEILPLVQNGGWYQGNGLLILPFSSFFLIGGMVWLLRTFRPEQVEPKE
- the nqrF gene encoding NADH:ubiquinone reductase (Na(+)-transporting) subunit F translates to MNVEIFLGVGMFIVIVLALVFIIMFAKSKLVPSGDVTITINNDPEKAIKTSPGGKLLGALAESGIFVSSACGGGGSCGQCRVDIKSGGGEILPTELDHITKREAREGCRLSCQVAVKQDMDIELPEEVFGIKKWDCEVISNDNKATFIKELKLKIPNGESVPFRAGGYIQIEAPPHHVKYKDFDVPEKFRGDWERFGFFDIESKVDEETIRAYSMANYPEEEGIIMLNVRIASPPPNNLSLPAGKMSSYIWSLKEGDKATISGPFGEFFAKETEAEMVFIGGGAGMAPMRSHIFDQLRRLKTKRKISFWYGARSLREMFYVEDFDMLAKENDNFEWHVALSDPQPEDNWEGYTGFIHQVLLENYLKDHPAPEDCEFYMCGPPMMNAAVINMLKELGVEDENILLDDFGG